The following are from one region of the Dehalococcoidia bacterium genome:
- a CDS encoding peptidase dimerization domain-containing protein — MTLRKRHLAAVDEAARTGIDRLAALAGDLANCPEPGFAEYGAAARLTGALSAAGFTVEQPIAGLDTAFRASLGQGRPALAIFLEYDAHPEAGHLAGKHLAAAASVSALAALAAVGDIPGRLLAIGAPASEPDQRGAGGKALLLERGLLDEVDAAFLLVATNSRRPRLTSAPAGQLIELRFTGKASHAASAPERGINALEAALGTFLLINAARQHLPPGARIDGVVPNGGAAPNIVPEKAAARFWVRAPEPFSLRRAARRLVRAAEASAAAAGATVEREAYSRLFLNFIDCPPLGEPMADAWRRVYDGDPSGPWELSAPTDFGNVSQVIPALLVPLFVSEAPPKTPEFAAATMTKEAVAAAAAAARALALGLAALFAAPDRIAAGAADLAARQERLRAVATAAAEF, encoded by the coding sequence ATGACACTGCGCAAACGCCACCTTGCGGCTGTAGACGAAGCAGCGCGCACCGGCATCGATCGGCTCGCCGCTCTTGCCGGCGACCTCGCGAACTGCCCGGAGCCGGGGTTTGCGGAGTATGGCGCGGCTGCGCGCCTCACCGGCGCGCTGTCAGCGGCGGGCTTCACGGTCGAGCAGCCGATTGCGGGCCTCGACACCGCCTTTCGGGCCTCGCTCGGGCAGGGGCGTCCAGCTCTTGCCATCTTTCTTGAGTACGACGCGCATCCGGAAGCGGGCCATCTCGCAGGAAAGCATCTTGCGGCTGCCGCGAGCGTCAGCGCCCTCGCCGCGCTCGCGGCAGTCGGGGACATACCCGGTCGTCTCCTCGCGATCGGCGCGCCCGCCTCTGAGCCGGATCAGCGCGGCGCGGGCGGGAAGGCACTCCTCCTTGAGCGCGGGCTGCTTGATGAGGTCGACGCGGCGTTCCTGCTCGTCGCGACCAACAGCCGGCGGCCGCGTCTCACGAGCGCGCCGGCTGGACAGCTGATCGAACTGCGATTCACGGGGAAGGCGTCTCATGCTGCCTCAGCGCCGGAACGGGGGATCAACGCGCTCGAGGCGGCGCTCGGCACGTTTCTGCTCATCAATGCCGCGCGCCAGCATCTTCCGCCCGGGGCGCGGATAGACGGGGTCGTGCCGAATGGCGGCGCTGCGCCGAACATTGTGCCGGAGAAGGCAGCGGCACGGTTCTGGGTCCGCGCTCCCGAGCCGTTCAGCCTGCGCCGCGCGGCGCGGCGGCTGGTCCGGGCTGCGGAGGCGTCGGCGGCCGCTGCCGGGGCAACTGTTGAGCGAGAAGCGTACTCACGGCTTTTTCTCAATTTCATCGACTGCCCGCCGCTCGGCGAGCCGATGGCGGACGCGTGGCGGCGAGTGTATGACGGCGATCCGAGCGGTCCGTGGGAGCTCTCTGCGCCCACCGACTTCGGCAACGTTTCCCAGGTCATCCCCGCCCTCCTCGTTCCGCTCTTTGTGTCCGAGGCGCCGCCGAAAACGCCGGAATTTGCGGCGGCGACGATGACGAAAGAGGCGGTTGCTGCTGCGGCTGCTGCGGCGCGGGCGCTTGCCCTTGGCCTTGCCGCCCTGTTTGCTGCTCCCGACCGGATCGCGGCGGGCGCAGCCGATTTGGCGGCCCGGCAGGAGCGGCTGCGCGCCGTCGCGACAGCCGCCGCTGAGTTCTGA
- a CDS encoding SDR family oxidoreductase gives MLLEGKVALVTGGVSGIGRAVALRFAAEGAAGVAVNYSRSEQEAADTVAMLGERGIAIRADVADSAQVRRMVDAVVARFGRIDILVNNAATTRYCSFDEVDEALWTRVLAVNLNGPFFCIKAVVPYMRAQGKGVIVNVSSVGGIAPVGSSAAYSVSKAGLNHLTRVAAKALGPVIRVNGVAPGLVFTRWNADRPREAQEAQIQEAPLKMGGQPEDIANAVLFFASDQSRFITGQTLIVDGGRFMQ, from the coding sequence ATGCTGCTTGAAGGCAAGGTCGCGCTTGTGACGGGCGGGGTCAGCGGAATTGGCCGCGCGGTGGCCCTCCGGTTTGCTGCGGAAGGAGCGGCCGGGGTCGCCGTTAACTACTCGCGGTCAGAGCAGGAGGCGGCCGACACGGTTGCCATGCTGGGAGAGCGGGGCATCGCCATCCGCGCCGATGTCGCCGACTCGGCGCAGGTCCGGCGGATGGTCGATGCGGTGGTCGCGCGTTTCGGCCGGATCGACATCCTCGTCAACAACGCAGCGACAACGCGCTACTGCAGTTTCGACGAGGTGGATGAGGCGCTGTGGACGCGGGTGCTGGCGGTCAACTTGAATGGGCCGTTCTTTTGCATCAAGGCGGTTGTCCCCTACATGCGGGCACAGGGCAAGGGGGTCATCGTCAATGTCTCGTCGGTCGGCGGCATCGCGCCGGTCGGCAGTTCTGCGGCCTATTCTGTCTCCAAAGCAGGGCTGAACCATCTCACCCGCGTCGCCGCGAAAGCGCTGGGGCCGGTCATCCGCGTCAATGGGGTTGCCCCCGGGCTCGTCTTCACGCGCTGGAATGCTGACCGCCCGCGCGAGGCCCAAGAAGCGCAGATCCAAGAAGCGCCCCTCAAAATGGGCGGCCAGCCGGAGGATATCGCCAATGCGGTGCTGTTCTTCGCCTCCGATCAGTCGCGCTTCATCACCGGCCAGACGCTCATCGTTGACGGCGGGCGGTTCATGCAGTGA
- the rdgB gene encoding RdgB/HAM1 family non-canonical purine NTP pyrophosphatase codes for MTELLLIASTNPGKLRELRQALADLPYRLVTPADLGIRASVEEIGTTFEENAILKATAYAAMGECLALADDSGLEVDALGGAPGVESARFGGPGLDDAGRVRLLLEQLADLPPERRSARFVALIAIADPTGSVVTFRGVCEGIITTMPRGTGGFGYDPIFQPRGETRTMAELTLEEKQRLSHRGQAIAAARAWLSERAKVGV; via the coding sequence ATGACGGAGCTGCTGCTGATCGCCTCCACGAACCCCGGCAAGCTGCGCGAGCTTCGCCAAGCGCTCGCGGACCTGCCCTACCGGCTTGTAACCCCGGCCGACCTCGGCATCCGCGCCTCGGTTGAGGAGATCGGCACCACCTTCGAAGAGAATGCCATCCTGAAAGCGACTGCATACGCCGCGATGGGCGAATGCCTCGCCCTCGCCGACGACTCGGGGCTTGAGGTCGACGCCTTGGGCGGCGCGCCGGGGGTAGAGTCCGCGCGGTTTGGCGGCCCGGGGCTCGATGACGCTGGCCGCGTTCGCCTCCTTCTCGAACAGCTGGCAGATCTCCCGCCAGAGCGCCGCTCGGCGCGATTTGTCGCCCTCATTGCCATTGCCGACCCCACTGGTTCCGTCGTCACCTTTCGCGGCGTCTGCGAGGGGATAATCACAACGATGCCGCGAGGAACGGGCGGGTTCGGCTACGACCCCATCTTCCAGCCGCGCGGCGAGACGCGGACGATGGCCGAACTCACCCTTGAGGAGAAGCAGCGCCTCTCCCACCGCGGCCAAGCGATCGCGGCGGCGCGCGCGTGGCTGAGCGAGCGGGCGAAAGTGGGCGTATGA
- a CDS encoding phosphoribosylaminoimidazolesuccinocarboxamide synthase, with the protein MTVLLETFLPNRLHRGKVRDTYDLGDRLLIVATDRVSAFDVVMREGIPDKGKVLTLLSAFWFERTAAIQPNHFIAVVRETGWPYAEALRELAEPIPDELVDRAMIVLKAERINVECVARGYLAGSGWEQYRETGAVCGVPLPPGLRESEALPEPIFTPTTKAETGHDLPMTFDELVAQVGGALAEQLRDRTLALYRFAADYALQRGIIIADTKFEFGRYRDQLIVIDELLTPDSSRFWPADQYRPGRPQPSFDKQPLRDWLAASGWNREPPPPPLPDEVIAAMAARYREAYRRLTGEEIERVAR; encoded by the coding sequence GTGACCGTTCTTCTCGAGACCTTCCTGCCCAACCGGCTTCACCGCGGCAAAGTCCGCGATACCTACGATCTCGGCGATCGTCTCCTGATTGTGGCGACCGACCGGGTTTCGGCCTTTGATGTCGTGATGCGCGAGGGGATCCCGGACAAAGGCAAAGTGCTGACGTTGCTTTCGGCCTTCTGGTTTGAGCGCACCGCGGCGATCCAGCCAAACCATTTCATCGCTGTCGTGCGGGAGACCGGCTGGCCCTATGCGGAAGCGCTCCGCGAGCTGGCGGAGCCCATTCCCGACGAACTCGTTGACCGCGCCATGATCGTGCTCAAAGCCGAGCGGATCAACGTTGAATGCGTGGCACGGGGCTATCTTGCCGGCTCCGGGTGGGAGCAGTATCGCGAGACCGGAGCGGTCTGCGGCGTGCCGCTTCCGCCCGGACTGCGCGAAAGCGAAGCGCTCCCCGAACCGATCTTTACCCCCACCACCAAGGCGGAGACAGGGCACGACCTGCCGATGACGTTCGATGAGCTCGTGGCGCAGGTGGGCGGCGCGCTGGCCGAGCAACTGCGCGACCGCACGCTCGCCCTCTACCGTTTTGCCGCCGACTATGCGCTTCAGCGGGGAATTATCATCGCCGACACGAAATTCGAGTTCGGGCGCTACCGCGATCAGCTGATCGTGATCGACGAACTGCTCACCCCCGACAGCAGCCGCTTCTGGCCGGCGGACCAGTACCGTCCCGGGCGCCCACAGCCAAGCTTCGACAAGCAGCCGCTGCGCGATTGGCTCGCCGCTAGCGGCTGGAACCGCGAGCCGCCGCCGCCGCCGCTCCCCGACGAGGTGATTGCGGCAATGGCCGCGCGCTATCGCGAAGCCTACCGGCGGTTGACTGGTGAGGAGATTGAACGTGTGGCTCGCTAA
- a CDS encoding NYN domain-containing protein: protein MVSQNGRVVLLIDYDNFEICVRRDLQTIADLSPVVAYAQTLGTVVAARAYGSWDDPNVRMMVYRTGVEPAFAPVFQPALGQQGSGKSVADTALVADGVDLLHLLRPDVLVVVSSDKDLMPLVRMARLRGAHVVVVGSDYTAAQLAQSADRLVTYRELVGGPRRRGVPMPAGQTPLSGALQPAYRPQPTAPGAASDAMEDAGVPPAVVPPVAAAPVTEPSSAEAPAPSSSKRRRRRRRGSRSETPRTEESAPDAVAPQMDLAEAINEAGIVDEASAGTLAPLPLPQRSEPAAASAPQPGRRLPFRRPEVLAQLESRRQPEEAVQPRPRPLPSSSTPRRPPAPEAEPLVEPSPPILEGVRREEPPIGPIRAAATSSRATEPEETAGVVSEPSEEEIEVVRPPLESLLGRVIVHAEEEPTAAEAALAHLAEESGGVDPGVAMIAADLEEQYGRDRRRRSEMGDAETGAPLPIEAAEPRPAPDPLTILFEAEGAPEAFREAAEQAAAAAKPRSRRRRAERVPPAETPPATDPDTADLTPNAPPASAEAPPGSDPDTNDLTPEPLPASLEAPPRTDPDSAEITELIETAPAAAPSPARRSGRRRR from the coding sequence GTGGTTTCTCAGAACGGTCGAGTTGTTCTCCTCATTGACTACGACAACTTCGAGATCTGTGTTCGACGCGACCTCCAGACGATTGCCGACCTGAGCCCCGTTGTCGCCTATGCGCAGACCCTCGGCACCGTGGTTGCCGCCCGCGCTTACGGTTCGTGGGATGACCCGAACGTGCGCATGATGGTGTATCGGACGGGAGTTGAGCCGGCCTTCGCGCCGGTGTTCCAGCCCGCTCTCGGCCAACAGGGAAGCGGAAAGAGCGTCGCCGATACCGCGCTCGTCGCTGATGGGGTTGATCTGCTGCATCTGCTCCGGCCTGATGTGCTTGTTGTCGTCTCCTCCGATAAGGACCTGATGCCCCTCGTGCGAATGGCGCGGCTGCGCGGTGCCCATGTCGTGGTCGTCGGGAGCGATTACACCGCCGCCCAGCTGGCCCAATCGGCCGACCGCTTGGTCACCTACCGCGAGCTTGTCGGCGGCCCACGCCGCCGGGGCGTTCCCATGCCTGCAGGCCAGACGCCGCTCTCCGGCGCGCTTCAGCCGGCGTATCGTCCGCAGCCGACTGCGCCCGGCGCCGCGAGCGACGCGATGGAAGACGCCGGCGTTCCCCCGGCGGTCGTGCCGCCCGTCGCCGCCGCCCCGGTGACCGAGCCTTCTTCTGCCGAGGCGCCGGCGCCGAGTTCGTCGAAACGGCGGCGGCGACGGCGACGCGGCAGCCGGAGCGAGACACCCCGCACCGAGGAGAGCGCCCCGGACGCCGTCGCACCACAGATGGACCTCGCCGAGGCGATCAACGAAGCGGGGATCGTTGATGAAGCGAGCGCCGGCACCCTCGCTCCTCTGCCCCTCCCCCAGCGGAGCGAGCCCGCCGCCGCGAGCGCGCCCCAACCCGGACGCCGTCTTCCCTTCCGTCGGCCGGAAGTGCTTGCTCAGCTCGAGTCGCGCCGTCAGCCCGAGGAAGCTGTTCAACCTCGACCGCGTCCTCTGCCTTCTTCCAGCACCCCGCGGCGACCGCCAGCGCCTGAAGCAGAGCCGCTCGTCGAGCCATCGCCGCCGATCCTCGAGGGGGTCCGACGAGAGGAACCGCCTATCGGTCCCATCCGTGCCGCGGCAACCAGCTCGCGCGCTACCGAGCCGGAAGAGACAGCCGGGGTCGTGAGCGAGCCGAGCGAGGAGGAGATTGAAGTGGTGCGTCCGCCGCTCGAGTCTCTCCTCGGCCGCGTGATCGTTCACGCGGAAGAAGAGCCCACTGCCGCTGAAGCAGCGCTTGCCCATCTCGCTGAGGAGAGCGGCGGGGTCGACCCTGGGGTTGCGATGATCGCCGCCGATCTCGAAGAGCAGTACGGGCGTGACCGCCGACGCCGCTCCGAAATGGGCGACGCCGAGACCGGCGCCCCGCTGCCGATCGAAGCGGCCGAGCCGCGTCCGGCACCGGACCCGCTCACGATTTTGTTCGAGGCAGAAGGCGCCCCGGAAGCGTTTCGCGAAGCCGCCGAACAGGCTGCCGCGGCAGCGAAACCGCGCTCGCGGCGTCGCCGCGCCGAACGCGTTCCCCCGGCGGAAACGCCGCCGGCAACCGACCCTGACACGGCAGACCTGACCCCGAACGCCCCGCCCGCGAGCGCCGAAGCCCCGCCCGGCAGCGACCCCGACACTAACGACCTCACCCCCGAGCCGCTTCCGGCCAGCCTCGAAGCGCCGCCGCGCACCGACCCCGACAGCGCGGAGATCACCGAGCTGATCGAGACTGCGCCTGCGGCCGCGCCGTCTCCCGCGCGCCGCTCCGGGAGGCGACGGCGGTAG
- the moaC gene encoding cyclic pyranopterin monophosphate synthase MoaC, with the protein MSDLTHFDERGRARMVDVSAKEETLRVAIARGRVTMRPETAALVREGRASKGDVLAVAQIAGIMGAKRTPDLIPLCHPLPLSAVDLSFELGEDAIEIEATVTLRGRTGVEMEALTAVTVAALTIYDMLKSVDRSMRIEAVRLVHKSGGRSGTIDLEARGRSPHPSSE; encoded by the coding sequence ATGAGCGACCTGACGCATTTCGATGAACGCGGCCGCGCCCGCATGGTCGACGTGTCTGCCAAGGAAGAGACGCTGCGGGTCGCGATCGCGCGCGGCCGCGTGACGATGCGGCCAGAGACCGCCGCCCTCGTCCGCGAGGGACGGGCAAGCAAAGGCGATGTGCTCGCGGTCGCGCAGATTGCGGGGATCATGGGGGCAAAGCGGACCCCCGATCTCATTCCCCTCTGCCATCCGCTCCCGCTTTCCGCGGTTGACCTGTCGTTCGAGCTCGGCGAGGACGCTATCGAGATCGAGGCGACCGTCACGCTGCGCGGCCGCACCGGGGTGGAGATGGAAGCCCTGACCGCGGTGACGGTAGCGGCGCTCACGATCTACGACATGCTGAAGTCGGTTGACCGCAGCATGCGCATCGAGGCCGTCCGGCTCGTTCACAAAAGCGGCGGGCGGAGCGGCACGATCGACCTTGAAGCGCGTGGGCGTTCTCCTCACCCCTCCAGCGAGTGA
- the purS gene encoding phosphoribosylformylglycinamidine synthase subunit PurS, translating into MWLAKVIVSLKPVVNDPPGITIQGALQTLGFSGVRSVRSGKYFEVRLEAADEESARQQVDAMCKQLLANPVIEEYRFTVEPL; encoded by the coding sequence GTGTGGCTCGCTAAAGTGATCGTCAGCTTGAAGCCGGTAGTCAATGACCCGCCTGGAATCACCATCCAGGGCGCGCTGCAGACGCTCGGATTCTCCGGCGTTCGCTCGGTCCGCTCCGGCAAATATTTCGAAGTGCGGCTCGAGGCCGCCGACGAAGAGAGCGCGCGCCAGCAGGTCGACGCAATGTGCAAGCAGCTGCTCGCGAACCCCGTGATCGAGGAGTATCGCTTCACGGTAGAGCCGCTCTAA
- a CDS encoding diguanylate cyclase, whose amino-acid sequence MTFDVAAPSAQPTLQAILDSIDHAVFALDAQLRIVYSNAAAQQFAPDLASQQRLLAGVPIDDVLRGETARLVNGLRRVAEGALARFSFRSTLAQSGRTVEFLCTRIRDGASGVVLLVEDISDHVRVQRQLEGLQRLSRTLARIDRLHDAVAALVHQLPPLIEAEVGALYTIDDDEMLHVLGSWGADPAALVERAGEHEPLVLLALRAREAIVVPCATDLPRRDGASFPSLRAAIAAPLLGSGRPRGVLLLGYTRPVGPFSPDYLAMVEAICDEIATTFERADLVERLAREALTDPLTGIANRRAFEDTLRRQHARAQRAAQAYGVVMADIDGMKAINDQFGHAAGDAALRMVGRALVGATRASDFVARIGGDEFAVLLPDADRRGVRLVIHRLRQTLPLALTWKGHRIAVWFSVGGAAFPADGASAETLLHRADRALYRAKRRQKRRLDNEPD is encoded by the coding sequence ATGACGTTCGACGTAGCGGCACCGTCAGCCCAGCCTACCCTCCAGGCCATTCTCGACTCCATCGACCATGCTGTTTTCGCGCTCGATGCTCAGCTGCGGATCGTCTATTCCAACGCAGCGGCCCAGCAGTTCGCGCCCGACCTCGCCAGCCAGCAGCGGCTGCTCGCCGGCGTTCCCATCGACGACGTTCTTCGGGGCGAGACTGCTCGCCTCGTGAACGGGCTCCGCCGCGTCGCGGAGGGAGCGCTTGCTCGCTTCTCGTTTCGCTCTACCCTCGCGCAGTCAGGACGGACGGTCGAATTTCTCTGCACCCGGATCCGCGACGGCGCGTCCGGCGTGGTCCTGCTCGTCGAAGATATTTCCGATCACGTCCGGGTCCAGCGGCAGCTCGAAGGGCTCCAGCGGCTCTCGCGGACGCTTGCCCGTATCGACCGGCTGCACGATGCGGTCGCCGCGCTCGTCCACCAGCTCCCTCCCCTCATCGAGGCGGAAGTCGGCGCCCTCTACACGATCGACGACGACGAGATGCTGCACGTCCTCGGCAGCTGGGGAGCCGACCCGGCAGCGCTTGTCGAGCGGGCAGGGGAGCATGAACCGCTCGTACTCCTCGCGCTCCGCGCCCGCGAAGCGATCGTGGTGCCCTGCGCGACCGACCTTCCTCGCCGCGACGGCGCGTCGTTTCCCTCCCTCCGCGCCGCAATCGCCGCGCCCCTCCTCGGCAGCGGCCGGCCGCGGGGGGTGCTCCTGCTAGGCTACACTCGTCCCGTCGGGCCGTTTTCTCCCGACTACCTCGCGATGGTGGAGGCGATCTGCGACGAGATCGCGACGACGTTCGAGCGCGCCGACTTGGTCGAACGGCTCGCTCGCGAGGCACTGACCGACCCCCTGACCGGCATCGCCAATCGGCGCGCCTTCGAAGATACGCTGCGACGGCAGCATGCGCGGGCCCAGCGCGCCGCTCAAGCGTACGGCGTCGTGATGGCCGACATCGACGGAATGAAAGCGATCAACGACCAGTTCGGCCACGCCGCCGGCGACGCCGCTCTCCGGATGGTTGGCCGCGCCCTCGTGGGGGCGACGCGGGCGAGCGACTTTGTGGCGCGGATCGGCGGCGACGAGTTCGCCGTTCTCCTCCCCGATGCCGACCGGCGCGGCGTTCGGCTAGTGATTCACCGCCTCCGCCAAACTCTCCCGCTCGCCCTCACCTGGAAGGGACACCGCATTGCCGTCTGGTTTTCCGTGGGCGGGGCAGCATTTCCTGCTGATGGCGCCTCCGCCGAAACGCTTCTCCACCGAGCCGACCGCGCACTCTACCGCGCGAAGCGTCGGCAGAAAAGACGATTGGACAATGAACCCGATTGA
- a CDS encoding inorganic diphosphatase: MNPIEVVIEIPAGSRNKYEYDHRRGVFRLDRVLYSSVHYPADYGYIPETLEPDGDPLDALVIVHEPTFPGCHVAAIPIGCLDMIDDKGQDRKLIAVPVGDPRLSHIDSLEALGFHWQREIENFFQTYKSLEGKGSEIVGWRDAAFALRVLEEARARYLARLASG, translated from the coding sequence ATGAACCCGATTGAGGTCGTGATCGAAATTCCGGCGGGCAGCCGCAACAAATATGAGTATGACCATCGGCGCGGGGTCTTTCGGCTCGACCGCGTGCTGTACTCCTCGGTTCACTATCCAGCCGACTACGGCTACATCCCCGAAACGCTCGAGCCGGATGGCGACCCCCTCGATGCGCTCGTGATCGTTCACGAGCCGACCTTCCCGGGCTGCCATGTCGCCGCAATTCCGATCGGCTGCCTCGACATGATCGATGACAAAGGCCAAGACCGAAAGCTGATCGCGGTGCCGGTGGGCGACCCGCGGCTCTCGCATATCGACTCGCTCGAAGCGCTGGGCTTTCATTGGCAGCGCGAAATCGAAAACTTCTTCCAGACATACAAGAGCCTAGAAGGCAAAGGGAGCGAGATCGTCGGCTGGCGGGACGCGGCCTTCGCCCTCCGCGTGCTTGAAGAGGCACGCGCGCGCTATCTCGCCCGCCTCGCTTCCGGATGA
- a CDS encoding glucose 1-dehydrogenase produces the protein MTKRFDGKVILVTGGGSGIGEACVKQFAAEGGNVVVADIDLAGAERVVGEVVNAGGTARPVKVDVADPASVEAMVRFTVETFGRLDVAVNNAGIGGEANPVGSYSIEGWKQVIDVNLNGVFYGMRYEIPAMLANGGGVIVNMASILGTVTFANAPAYVAAKHAVIGLTKSAAVEYATAGIRAVSVGPAFIVTPLLTRHLNEEAMQAITQLHPVKRMGAPKEVAALVCFLASDEASFITGSYHLVDGGYTAL, from the coding sequence ATGACAAAGCGGTTCGACGGCAAAGTGATCCTGGTGACTGGTGGCGGCTCCGGGATTGGCGAGGCGTGCGTCAAGCAGTTCGCGGCAGAAGGCGGCAACGTCGTGGTTGCCGACATCGATCTTGCGGGGGCTGAGCGGGTTGTTGGCGAGGTGGTGAATGCGGGGGGAACGGCGCGTCCCGTCAAGGTTGATGTAGCCGACCCGGCCTCGGTTGAGGCAATGGTGCGCTTTACGGTGGAGACGTTTGGTCGGCTCGACGTGGCGGTGAACAATGCGGGCATCGGCGGCGAGGCGAACCCCGTCGGGTCGTACTCGATCGAAGGGTGGAAGCAGGTCATCGACGTCAACCTGAACGGCGTCTTCTACGGCATGCGCTACGAAATTCCGGCGATGCTGGCGAATGGCGGCGGCGTGATCGTCAACATGGCCTCTATTCTCGGCACAGTCACCTTTGCGAACGCCCCGGCCTATGTTGCTGCCAAGCATGCGGTCATCGGCCTGACCAAGTCAGCGGCCGTTGAGTATGCCACGGCGGGCATTCGGGCCGTCAGCGTCGGTCCTGCCTTTATTGTCACGCCGCTGCTGACCCGGCATCTGAACGAAGAGGCGATGCAGGCGATCACGCAGCTGCATCCGGTGAAGCGGATGGGCGCGCCGAAGGAGGTGGCGGCGTTGGTCTGTTTCCTCGCTTCGGATGAGGCGTCGTTCATCACCGGGAGCTACCACCTCGTCGACGGCGGCTACACTGCGCTCTAA